From a region of the uncultured Draconibacterium sp. genome:
- a CDS encoding ferric reductase-like transmembrane domain-containing protein, translated as MQNKIKTYNRIAAILIFIGMPVLFWALGDVARRSNLKETISLITLVSFSLMLMQFFLARSNKAVIKEHKMSRIVNWHRYLGYFFLTVLLVHPFLIVVPRYDEAGIAPIDAFIQMLTTFDNPGIILGIVAWCLMLFLGLTSLFRKLIPLSYKIWRLIHGIVSLLFITAASWHVIKLGRHIDTAMTIFILIAAGIGELLLLKTYLFPTPKTTPK; from the coding sequence ATGCAAAACAAAATAAAAACATACAACCGAATAGCAGCTATCCTTATCTTTATTGGGATGCCTGTTCTTTTCTGGGCTTTGGGCGATGTTGCCAGGCGCAGTAATTTAAAGGAAACCATTTCTCTTATTACTCTGGTTTCATTCTCACTCATGCTGATGCAGTTTTTTCTGGCACGAAGTAATAAAGCCGTAATAAAAGAACATAAAATGAGCCGGATAGTAAACTGGCACAGATATCTTGGATACTTTTTCTTAACTGTACTTTTGGTTCACCCTTTTCTGATAGTGGTTCCTCGATACGACGAAGCAGGGATCGCCCCAATCGATGCGTTTATTCAAATGCTAACCACTTTCGATAATCCGGGGATTATTTTAGGAATTGTAGCCTGGTGTCTGATGCTATTCCTGGGATTAACATCACTTTTCAGAAAGCTTATTCCACTATCGTACAAAATCTGGCGACTAATTCATGGAATTGTATCGTTACTTTTTATAACAGCAGCCTCGTGGCACGTTATAAAACTCGGTCGCCACATTGATACGGCAATGACGATATTTATACTTATTGCGGCGGGAATTGGCGAATTACTGCTTCTTAAAACGTACTTATTTCCAACACCTAAAACAACTCCAAAATGA
- a CDS encoding prolyl oligopeptidase family serine peptidase, which yields MKQIKTIILVLLTILIVITSCRNDKVFTEYEIKEFSFKGHEAKIVFPHEKNQNNYWIWRARFWGHEPQVDKALLEKGFHVAYVDVSNMFGNNEAVELWNDFYNYCISEYGFNHKAVLEGMSRGGLIVYNWASKNTDKVFCIYADAPVCDIKSWPGGLYSGSGSPEAWKLCLKAYNLDTISVKTIDNIPINNCASIARADIPVLHVFGDADSVVPYKENTELLAEKFKEAGGTIELIRKEGIGHHPHCLKDPKPIVDFILKSIDYKE from the coding sequence ATGAAACAGATAAAGACAATTATTTTAGTTTTACTAACAATTCTGATTGTAATTACATCATGTAGAAATGATAAAGTATTTACGGAATACGAGATAAAAGAATTTTCATTTAAAGGTCATGAAGCAAAGATTGTTTTTCCGCATGAGAAAAATCAAAATAATTATTGGATATGGAGAGCAAGGTTTTGGGGACATGAACCACAAGTTGATAAAGCATTATTGGAAAAAGGATTTCATGTTGCTTATGTTGATGTTTCTAATATGTTTGGAAACAATGAAGCCGTAGAATTATGGAATGATTTTTATAATTATTGCATTTCTGAATACGGATTTAATCATAAAGCAGTATTGGAAGGAATGAGTAGAGGTGGCTTAATTGTTTATAATTGGGCATCAAAAAATACAGACAAAGTTTTTTGTATTTATGCAGACGCACCTGTTTGCGACATAAAAAGTTGGCCAGGTGGTCTGTATAGTGGAAGTGGTAGTCCTGAGGCATGGAAACTCTGTTTGAAAGCATACAATCTTGACACTATTTCAGTCAAGACCATTGATAATATACCAATTAATAATTGTGCAAGTATTGCGAGAGCTGACATTCCAGTTTTACACGTATTTGGCGATGCTGACTCAGTTGTTCCTTATAAAGAGAATACTGAATTATTAGCTGAAAAATTTAAAGAAGCAGGAGGAACAATTGAACTTATAAGAAAAGAAGGGATTGGACATCATCCACATTGTTTAAAAGACCCAAAACCAATTGTTGACTTTATTTTGAAAAGTATTGATTACAAAGAATAA
- a CDS encoding 4Fe-4S dicluster domain-containing protein has product MPVKSINGCIGCGTCVATCPTDVFRMNPETKKAEIKYPADCQICHLCRMYCPVDAITITPEKSIPVVVSWG; this is encoded by the coding sequence ATGCCAGTAAAAAGTATAAACGGATGTATAGGATGCGGAACCTGTGTGGCCACCTGCCCCACTGATGTTTTCCGCATGAATCCGGAAACAAAAAAGGCAGAAATAAAATACCCGGCTGATTGCCAGATATGCCATTTGTGCCGAATGTATTGCCCGGTAGATGCGATAACCATTACTCCCGAGAAATCAATTCCGGTAGTTGTTTCATGGGGATAG
- a CDS encoding FAD-binding protein: MRKVRTKQNISRRQFIGTAAAGTGAALVGASALSGWAENFTKMDSTELSNREYETDVLVVGGGMAGLFAAVKAHDAGANVILVSKGRLGSSGQTPFAKGIFQYDSNKEKLSIDEFVQQVSASAIGTNNPVYTRQVAEHSMERVNELREWGFFNSPLYNKAFTNPVKKRNIPLVERVTITHLIKENGKIAGAAGFSVDEENIHFFKARSVILCTGAGGFKPNGFPICDLTHDGTIMAYNIGAKVTGKEWNDGHGGSATNPAACYDGWHGMFDRRCETTGVGIRHDLGVEMNYRAYITGGGPVSMGRPGAENGNSVVVGGPQRPEGFSEQREHNEPPQGSGNKGDRPGGPPPEGRKERKGGGPDGEGGGPPGMGGNMVGGSSAGMAIHKSEGLVPVNEKCESTIPGLYAAGDALGSYMAGAIYTQIGSSLAGSAVQGAIAGEAAAAYSTKKERPVISEAKQMEIKEKILAPLKRKAGYSPAWVTQTLQGIMIPNFVLYIKKESMLRAALAYVEELRDHYMPKLRAADMHELRLAHETRNMIISAEMKLKASIMRTESRCSHFRLDYPEWDNENWQAWINIFKGEDGSMQFEKQAFGTWPNGTEFKV, from the coding sequence ATGAGAAAAGTTAGAACAAAACAAAATATTTCGCGCCGTCAGTTTATAGGAACGGCAGCTGCCGGAACTGGAGCAGCCTTGGTGGGTGCATCGGCACTTTCGGGCTGGGCAGAGAACTTTACAAAAATGGATAGCACAGAATTAAGCAATAGAGAATACGAAACCGACGTGCTCGTAGTTGGAGGTGGCATGGCGGGACTTTTTGCTGCTGTAAAAGCTCATGATGCAGGCGCCAATGTAATCTTGGTTTCGAAAGGCCGCTTAGGATCATCGGGGCAAACTCCTTTTGCAAAAGGTATTTTTCAGTACGATTCAAACAAAGAAAAGCTGAGTATTGATGAGTTTGTTCAGCAAGTTTCAGCTTCAGCAATTGGCACAAATAATCCGGTTTATACCCGCCAGGTGGCTGAACATTCAATGGAACGTGTAAACGAACTTCGCGAGTGGGGATTTTTCAATTCGCCTTTGTACAACAAAGCTTTTACTAATCCTGTAAAAAAACGAAATATACCTTTGGTTGAACGGGTAACCATTACCCATTTGATAAAAGAAAACGGTAAAATTGCCGGAGCTGCAGGCTTTAGTGTTGATGAAGAAAATATACACTTCTTTAAAGCAAGAAGTGTGATTTTGTGCACCGGTGCCGGAGGCTTTAAACCCAACGGATTTCCTATTTGCGACCTTACGCACGACGGAACAATTATGGCATACAATATTGGTGCTAAGGTTACCGGAAAAGAATGGAACGATGGTCATGGTGGTTCGGCAACAAATCCTGCCGCATGTTACGATGGATGGCATGGTATGTTCGACCGCAGATGTGAAACTACCGGAGTTGGAATTCGTCACGATTTGGGAGTAGAGATGAACTACCGGGCCTACATAACCGGAGGAGGGCCGGTATCAATGGGGCGCCCGGGTGCAGAAAATGGAAATTCGGTTGTGGTTGGAGGACCACAAAGACCTGAAGGATTTAGCGAACAAAGAGAACACAATGAACCTCCTCAGGGAAGCGGAAACAAAGGAGACAGGCCAGGTGGGCCGCCACCAGAAGGGAGAAAGGAACGCAAAGGCGGCGGTCCTGACGGAGAAGGGGGAGGCCCTCCGGGAATGGGTGGAAATATGGTTGGCGGTTCTTCTGCTGGAATGGCAATCCATAAATCAGAGGGATTGGTACCCGTTAACGAAAAATGCGAATCGACTATTCCGGGGCTTTATGCTGCAGGCGATGCTTTAGGCTCGTACATGGCTGGTGCAATTTATACACAAATAGGCTCATCGTTGGCAGGGTCGGCCGTACAAGGTGCTATTGCCGGAGAGGCCGCGGCAGCTTATTCAACAAAAAAAGAAAGACCCGTTATTTCGGAGGCTAAACAGATGGAAATTAAGGAAAAAATACTTGCTCCCCTTAAAAGAAAAGCAGGTTATAGCCCGGCTTGGGTAACACAAACCCTGCAGGGAATAATGATCCCAAACTTTGTGCTTTACATTAAAAAAGAAAGTATGTTGCGTGCCGCATTAGCTTATGTTGAGGAATTACGCGACCACTACATGCCAAAGTTACGCGCAGCCGACATGCACGAATTACGTTTGGCGCACGAAACCCGCAACATGATAATAAGTGCTGAAATGAAGCTAAAAGCATCGATAATGCGTACCGAAAGCCGCTGCAGTCACTTCCGTTTAGATTATCCGGAATGGGACAATGAAAACTGGCAGGCCTGGATTAATATTTTTAAAGGTGAAGATGGAAGTATGCAATTTGAAAAACAGGCTTTCGGGACATGGCCGAATGGCACAGAGTTTAAAGTGTAA